The window CCGGCGCCAGTGGCATTAACCAACAAGTGGCACGGCGGATTTTTGAAGAAGAAGTTGCTGATTTTAGAAACCGCGCGCCAACATTTAAACGAAAAATAAAAGAAGCACGTGTGGCCATCAAATTGGACCGTATGTACCCCAAAGAAAAAATACTTGAAGCATCTTTGAATCTGCCATGGCTTGGCAACGGCGCATATGGCGTGGCGGAGGCAACAAGATTATATTTCGGTAAAAATATCAGAACCGAGCCCATCAACTTAAGAGAAGCATCAATTCTGGCAAGCTTGAATAAATATCCGTCAAAATACTCCCCTATTTTCAAAAAACCAGAGGAAATTGATTTACGGCCAAACTCAACAGAAAAAGAAAAAGAAGAATTAAAAAAGAGACACGAAACAGAGTTGGCCATAGAAAGCGCCCGCTTGATCCAAGCAAAGGATCACTATAATTGGGTTTTAAAGCGCATGGAAAAAGAAGGCTTCATAAGCCGCAGTGACTACACCAGGGCCAGTTTCAAAAAAGAGGAATCACTCCAGCCGGATGTCATAAAGTTAACACCACTAAAAAATCAGGAATTCGGTTATGGAACAAGGCTGGTTAAAGAAATGCTCATGCATGATGGCTACAAGGATGAAGAGATTACGACTTTCGGCGGTCTAAGGATAAGAACCTGCATTGATGCCGATATCCAAAAAATAGTAAATGAAGAAATTGCCCGCTTACTGGCCGAACTTAACAAAGAAGTGGAAAACCCCGAAAAGCTTCACAACGTGGCAAGCAAAACCAACCCGATTGATGGATCGGCGGTAATGGTTGATGTAAAAACCGGCTGTGTAACAGCAATAGTCGGCGGACACAACTATTTAGAAACGCCATACGACCGGGCAATGGCTCTGCGATCGGTGGGGTCTGCTGTTAAACCGTTCGTCTATACCGCGGCATTTGAAGCAGGTAAAACTTTTGATGACACGATCGGCAACTCTCCATTTAGGATGCGCGGGGCCTATGGCAAACCGTGGGTTCCAAAAAACTTTAGGGAAGACAATCCGGTCCCTCTGGGCCAAATACCTATCTATGTGGGCCAAATCAGATCAGTCAACCTGCCCACACTCCGTTTGGCAATGGAAATAGGAATGGGCAAAGTGGTCGATACTATGCATAGGATGGGCATTTGGGGCGTCCGAGGAATAATTAAGGATCCAGGCGGCAATATAATATTTCGCATGCCCGGCATTAAAGACACCGGCGATGGCATCATTCCCCTGCTCCCAACCGCCATTGGCGCTTCGGATGTTAATCTTCTGGAACTAGTAAATGCATATGCGGTGTTTTTCAGAGACGGTTTGTACTTGCCGCCCAAACTTGTTT is drawn from Candidatus Yanofskybacteria bacterium and contains these coding sequences:
- a CDS encoding transglycosylase domain-containing protein, whose translation is METPASRDFLKKFKKRLKKDYWVIKIRRQPWLKWVLLGFLSFATGSYYAFYYYTGNIPFVGDLNDDNGKPLDFSKLAHSDFKKASYAYAYDNKTKIGVFNDEIRDPLRASEIPAVVKNAFIAAEDQRFYNHSGIDPLAIGRATFGNLLFKIGIEYWTKSGASGINQQVARRIFEEEVADFRNRAPTFKRKIKEARVAIKLDRMYPKEKILEASLNLPWLGNGAYGVAEATRLYFGKNIRTEPINLREASILASLNKYPSKYSPIFKKPEEIDLRPNSTEKEKEELKKRHETELAIESARLIQAKDHYNWVLKRMEKEGFISRSDYTRASFKKEESLQPDVIKLTPLKNQEFGYGTRLVKEMLMHDGYKDEEITTFGGLRIRTCIDADIQKIVNEEIARLLAELNKEVENPEKLHNVASKTNPIDGSAVMVDVKTGCVTAIVGGHNYLETPYDRAMALRSVGSAVKPFVYTAAFEAGKTFDDTIGNSPFRMRGAYGKPWVPKNFREDNPVPLGQIPIYVGQIRSVNLPTLRLAMEIGMGKVVDTMHRMGIWGVRGIIKDPGGNIIFRMPGIKDTGDGIIPLLPTAIGASDVNLLELVNAYAVFFRDGLYLPPKLVLEVKDQDGELLYQAPESKTYRSISKETALKELILMRATTKVGTAKISMRNIEQQVACKTGTSNNPNEELGEGPGDVSTVCGTPEFVMGIRIGHDMPRPIVIPRYMQRVSGRANMQVSGGWVVGPLTRRIWDKIYTKRPKVKFPQEVETGLQELLAIYPDRYK